Part of the Qipengyuania sp. SS22 genome, AATCGAAGCTCGTCGGCGGCTCCATCGCCACCAGTGCGAGCAATTGCAGCATGTGGTTCTGCACCATGTCGCGCAAGGCGCCGCTGTCGTCGTAATAGGCGACCCGCGATTCCAGCCCGATCGTCTCGGCAACGGTGATCTGGACGTGATCGATATAGGTGGCGTTCCAGACCGGCTCGAACAGCAGATTGGCGAACCGCAGCGCGAGCAGGTTCTGCACCGTCTCCTTACCGAGGTAGTGATCGATGCGGAAAATGCGGTCTTCGCTGAACGCCTTGGCGACCGCATTGTTGATTTCCTCGCTGCTGGCGAGATCGGTGCCGAGCGGCTTTTCCAGCCCGATACGGACATTGCCTTCGGTCAGCCCGGCATGGACGAGCCCGTCAATGGTCGGTTCGAACAGGCTGGGCGCGGTCGACAGAAAGATCGCCAGACCCTTGTCATAGGTGCCGACTTCCTTGGCGAGCTCGTCATAGCCGTCGAGCGTCGTGGCATCGACGGGTACGTAGCTGAGCCGGCCGAGAAAGCTGTCAACGCCGCTCCGCCGGTGGTCGGGAAGGTTCTTTTCGAGAGCAGTGCGCGCCCAATCGCGATATTCCTGTGATGTCATTTCCGAGCGGGCGGTGCCGACGATTTTGAGATCCGGCTCGAGCAGACCGTCGGCATCCAGTGCGCACAGCGAGGGCAACAGCATGCGCTGCGCCAGGTCTCCGGTCGCGCCGAAGAGCAGCAGGCGGTCGGCGTTCACACTCATGCGTGGGGCCAGGCAATCATCGGTTGGTCACTCCTGGTCGATGCGGTTACCAGCGCCAACTCATGCACACCAGCCGCCTGCATTCCTATTCTTTCTTCACGCTGACCGCGCTGGACCGAAAGTCATTGGGACCGAAACTGGTGAGGAAACTGACATCGGCGGCGTCGCGGCCAATCCCGATTTTCACGGTTTCAGCGGGGTCGGCCATGTCGGTCGCGTCGACGAGTTGCCAGGTTCCCCCGTCAGCGCGGTTCGGGTCGGCCAGGAAGACCTCGGCAATGGCGTGGAAATCGGGGGGCTGCACGCCTGGGGCATAGCACGCAACATACCGCGCGGGGATGGTGCTGGCGCGCGCCAGCGTCACCAGCACATGCGCATAGTCGCGGCAGATGCCCTTGCGCGAGATGAAGGTCTCTGCGGCCCCGGTCTCGGTGGTCGAGCTGCCCGGCGTGTAGCTGAAGTGCTCGGCGATCCAGTCACGGATCGCGGCCACCCGGGCACCGCCGGTGGTGCCCGCAAACTGCGCTTCGACGAAGGACTGGAAATCGTCGGCCGGACAATAGCGGCTGTCGAAGAGGTATTCGACTGCTTCGCCGGGCAGTTCGTGCGGGGCGAGGGCGGTCATGTTCTCCAGTGTGTCGAGGTGGCGGTTGAGTTCCACCTGCGCACGGTAGTCGACTTCGAACTCACCCTCGGCGCGGATCCAGATCCGTTCGCCAATGTGGTCGCGCGCGGGGACGCGGGCACAATGTTCGCTGTCCCCCAGCCGTGTCTCGCTCGACAGGATCGTCTGTTCGGGGATGGCAGCCACCTCGAATTGCAGCAGCACATCGGTGGGTGCGGGGAGGTGGAAAGCGAAGCGGGTTTCGATGGAGATCGGCATATGAGGGGTCAACGCCGCAGTCGGAGGTTCGTTTCGCATCGGCGAAACGAAAAAGGGCCCCGTAAACGGGGCCCTTTGAAACACTTAAGTTATGAAATTCAGCCGTCGAACAGCCATTCCCAAATATTCCACATGGTCGTACCTCCTGATTGCTCAAGAGTTATATTTCATTAACCATGTCTGTTTGTAAAGTCTAAACCATGTTTGCGATGGCCCTGTCTGACGTAAAGTCTTGATATTCCAAAAGATTGGATAATGAGAGAGGCCGAGAAAACGCGAAACCCTGCACCTGCTGGCACCCGACATGCTCGAGCAAGGCGATGTCCTGCGGGTTCTCGAGGCCCTCTGCCACCACGGTGATTCGCGCTTCGCGACCCATTGCCGCAATGCTCGATACGATGGCTCTAGCCTTCGGGTCCTTGGCGATATTGGTAATGAAGAGCCGGTCGATCTTGATCTCGTCGAACGGCAATTCATAGAACGCTTCGTAGCTGGCCGCACCGACGCCGAAATCGTCCATGGCAATGCGCACGCCGATCGAACGCAGCTCCTGCAGAATGCTCGAAGCGACATTGTGATCGGAGATGCGCGCCGTTTCGGTAATCTCGAGCGTCAGATACTGGGGATCGAAACGCGTCGCCTGCAACACGTTGCGCACCAGTCCAACCACGCGCATGTCGCCCAGCAGGGTGGCCGAGATGTTGACCGACATGGAAATGGTCCGGCCGCGGAAATGCAGGAGCTGACCAGCGGAGCATGCGCTTTGCAGGACGTAGCGGGTCAAGTGCTCCATCCGCCCGGCCTTTTCGCACTGCTGGATAAAGTGCAGCGGCGAAATGAAGCCACGGGCCGGATCATGCCAGCGCACCAGCGCTTCGACACCGACCATGGATTTCGACGCGAGGTCGATCTTGGGCTGGTAGACGCAATAGATTTCGCCCGCTTCCATCGCCTCGTCGATCCGTGCGCGGAGCGAGATGTCCCACAGGAGATCGGTTTCGGAGCCCGTTTCGGCAATCGCGATCGGATTATGGGCTTCGGACGTTTCCTCCGCCGCCGCGACGGCAGCAGCCAGACGCCCGGGCGGATCGCCCTCGATCGATGCAACCCCGAAGGTAATGCCCACATCGACCGAAAAACCGCCCACCTGGACCGGGGCGGCAAAGATCGCCCGCAGTCCTTCGAGATGCTCCACGACCGCATCGGTCTCGTCGCTCGCAACGTGCCAGCCGAGGTTATGTCCCTCGCTGTAAACCGCGAGATTTGGGTCGGCGGCCCGCAGCCGGTCGACGAGTTTGAGGACATAGCTGCCCTTGTCGTCCGCCCGTAGCGTTTTCAGAACGCGTTCGTAATTCTGGATCTTGGCGATGACGATGTGACCGTTGCCGATCGAATCGCGCACCAGCCGGGCCTCGAGTGCGCGCAGCTTCGGCAGCCCGGTCTCCGGGTTGACCATCTCGACCCGCCGCTTCCAGCGCATGCGCGAGCGGAAGGCTGCATAAACCACCAGGAACCCGAGAGCATAGGAGAGTTCGACGCGGACGCCGATCTTTGCCGAGGCGAACAGGAGGACGGGCGCGAGGAGGGCGATCCCCGAATACGCAATCCAGCGATGCTTCCTCGGCCGACATACCAACAAGGCGATCAGCAACAGGGATGCGAACAGCGACAGAACCATAGGTCCACGAAGGTTGCCAGTGTAGCCCGCTTTCAGCGACTCCCCGGCATAGATATCGACATAGCTCGCCGCTGCGTCGATCTTGCGCGGCATGGCTTGTTGGCTTCCAGTTACCCGCCCGCTGTGACCGACCACCACGGTTTTGCCGGTTAATTCGACCGGGATGTCGGCACCCTCGGTGCCGCTTTTCGACAGGGTAGCGATGGACAGGACGGGAATGCGATCGGGAGCGAAGCCATAATCGACCGAGAAGGTGGCCTTGGGCCTGGCTTCCACGCCGGCAATCGCTGCGCCGAACGACCGGACTGGTTTGCCGTTGACGTCGTAGGCGTAGTGAAGCTCCCACGCAAAACCCAGCCAGTTGCGGTCGGTCTGGTCGGACACGACATGCGCTGCGGTACCGCCAATCGCCGGTGAGGTCGTGCGGAGAAATTCGTCTACGCCGGTTTCCTCGACGACGCGGTCAACCAACGTGATGCGCGGCCCGAGGTCGGCGATGGCGCGCGCAAGGCGCTTATCGGCGTCTGGATCCGCCGATTCCGCGAATGAAACGTCGAGGAAGACTTTCCCCACGCCCCGCCGGTCGAGCTCGTCCAATGCGGCGGCAACTTCATAGCGCTTCTCGGGAGCGTCGGGATCGTTCAGCGCCTCGTCGGAGGCGACGAAGACCACATCGCCCGTCGGGCTGCGGTCAGCGGCGCGCGATTGAACCAGCCAGAGGAACTGGTCGATCGGCTGGAACAGGAAAACGGCATACATCGCCAGACTGATCAGCCCTGCCCACAATACGTGGCGCAGACGCTCGATCAGCCGTCCGCGGAACAGCAGACGGCCATGGGTCATGATTGGCCCGGCAAGGTTCGAGATGCGTTTGTCACCCATCGAACGCCCTTATGGCGCCCTTAAGTTTAAGAAAGTTTTGATGGTGCGGGCGCGAATCCCTCGTAACCCAACCGGGCTGCGGGTTTCGAAGGTAAATTCCGGTTTAGGAACTGGGGTGAAGGGAATTCACGTTTACCGCCGGCCTCATTGCCGCGCAGGCGAGATTAGCTGTTTTATAACAACGTGTTGTGCTCACGCATACTGCGTGACTTTACGAAGTTAACGGCCCATTGAGGGCTTACTAGGCTACCACCCCGAACAGATCGTGGGCATCGCTGTCCTCAATTGAGACAGTTACGATATCGCCCTGGGTCAGGCCCTGCGGCACGTTCCGTAGGTACACGGCGCCATCGATTTCGGGTGCATCGGCCTCGCTGCGACCGGTCGCGCCGATATCGCCATCCTCGTCGGGTTCGCCCACTTCGTCGATGATGACCGGGATGGTCCTGCCGACCTTGGCGGCAAGCTTGGCGGCGCTGATCCGCTCGGTGACTTCCATCACGCGGGCGTAGCGTTCTTCCTTGATTTCTTCAGGTACCGGATCGGGCAGGGTGTTGGCCCGCGCGCCATCGACCGGTTCGAACCGGAACGCGCCGACGCGGTCGAGCTGGGCTTCTTCGAGCCAGTCGAGCAGATATTTGAAATCGTCCTCGGTCTCGCCGGGGAAGCCGACCACGAAGCTGGAGCGGATCGCGATGTCGGGGCAGATTTCGCGCCAGCCCTTCAGCCGCTCGAGTACCTTGGCTTCGTTTGCGGGGCGCCGCATCGCGCGCAGCACCTTGGGGCTGGCGTGCTGGAACGGGATGTCGAGATAGGGCGTCAGCAGCCCCTCCGCCATCAGCGGTATCACCGCATCGACATGCGGATAGGGATAGACATAATGCAGCCGGACCCAGGGCGGTGTGCCGCCGCCGATATCGAGCTGGCCTAGCTCGCGTGCGAGGTCGGTCATATGTGCGCGGACGGGTTCGCCCTTCCACAGGCGTTCCTCGTGACGCGTATCGACACCGTAGGCGCTGGTGTCCTGACTGATGACCAGCAGTTCCTTCGTGCCCGCGGCAACCAGTTTTTCGGCTTCGCGCAGCACGGCGTCGATCCGGCGGCTGGCGAGTTTGCCGCGCAGGTCGGGAATGATGCAGAAGGCGCAGGAGTGGTTGCAGCCCTCCGAAATCTTCAGGTAGCTGTAGTGGCGCGGGGTCAGCTTGATGTCGGGCTGCGGGATCAGATCGACATAGGGCCCCTGGCTGGGCGGAGCATGCGTGTGCACCGCGTCGACCACCTGTTCGTACTGATGCGCGCCGGTCACTGCCAGCACCTGTGGATGCGCGGCGCGAATTGCATCGGCCTCTTCGCCCATGCAGCCGGTCACGATGACGCGGCCGTTTTCCGAAATCGCCTCGCCGATCGCCTGCAGGCTTTCTTCCTTGGCGGAATCGAGGAAGCCGCAGGTGTTCACCAGCACCACGTCGGCGCCGGCATAATCGGGGCTCATCGCATAGCCATCGGCGCGCAGCCGTGTGAGGATGCGCTCGCTGTCAACCAGCGCTTTGGGACAGCCGAGGGATACCATGCCGACCTTCTTCTGGTCGGGGATTGCGGTGGTGGTCGTGCTCATGATTGCGCGCGCCCCTACACCCGTGCGCCGAATTAGGCTAGCTTCCTGCGCATCGAGAGACATGGGGAGGATGGGATATGGCCGAAATCAATTGGTTGGCGGTGCTGCTGGGGGCGCTGGCGTTCTTCCTGGTCGGTGCGATCTGGTATGGCGTGCTGTTTTCGAAGGCCTGGCAGAAGGCTGCGGGAATGAGCGACGAGAAAATCCAGAGCGGCGATATGGCGCTGATTTTCGGACTGACCTTTCTGGCCGAGCTCGTGATTTCGCTGACGCTGTGGCACGGGATCGCGCGCAGCGGCGCAAGCGATCGGGCGGTGATGATGATGGCGGTCGGCTTCGGTGCCACGATCATGGTGCCCGCGATCGGGATCAATTATCTCTATCTGCGCAAGACTTTCGCGCATTTCCTGATCGATGCGGGCCATTTCATCTTCGGCATGGCGGCGATGGGCGGGGTCTTCCTGCTCTTCCGCTAGCGTCTAGCTATTATCCAGATCATCGCGGTCGTGTCCGTCGCCCCGGGTCTCGCCATTGGGGGTCGGGATGATTTCAACCACGATGTCGCCCGCGAGCAGGCTCTGGCATTCTTCTTCCCAGAAGCCGAGCGCCTGTCCGTTGCGATAGACGCGCAGCCCGCGCCCGCCGGTGGTCAGTTCGCCGATGGTCTTGCCGCATTCCTCTTCCGTCACCTCGCGTTCGACCAGTTGGACGCGGCCTGAAACGCTCGCGAGATCGGCAAGGTAATCGGCAATATGTTCGCCCTTGGCGCTTCCGGCCAGCAGCAGGCCGGTAAAGCGCACCGGGTTGATGACATTGTTCGCGCCTGCCTGCCGGGCGAGCGATTCGTTGTCGTCCGCGCGAACCACCGCGCTGATCGGCACATGCGGTGCCAGCGCGCGCACGGTGAGCGTGATCAGGATCGTGGTGTCGTCGCGCCCGGCCGAAACCAGCACATTCTGGGCCTCGCGGATGCGTACCGCCTTCAGCGTCTGGTCGCGCGTGGCATCGGCGGCCATTACATTGCAGCCGAGCGCTTCGGCTTCGTGCAGCCGGTCCTCGCTCGGGTCGATTACCACGATGCAGCTGGGATCGGTGCCGCGTTCGATCAGTTCACCCACTGCCTCGGAGCCGGAGATGCCGTAACCGAGCACGACGATATGGTTCGAGAGCTGTTCCTGGATGCGGGCCATGCGCCATTTCTCCCAGCTGCGCTTGATAAGGAAATTGTAGGCGGTGCCCACGAAGATGAAGAACACCGCAAAGCGGATCGGGGTAACGATGACTGCCTCGACCAGCCTTGCACGGTCCGAAATTGGTGCGATGTCGCCGAACCCGGTGGTGGTGATCGAGATCATGGTGAAATAGACGACGTCGAGGAAGCTTACCTCGCCATCGAGATTGTCGACCAGTCCCTCGCGGTCCCACCAATGGACCAGCACCACGACGAAAATCAGGAACAGCGCCGCGCCAAGCCGGATCCCCAGATCGCCCCAGACGGGCAGCTTCAACGCACGGCGAAGGGGCTGGAAACTGGGCCCTCGATAGGTCCGCACCCGCGTGCTTGCGGCGATCCGGTCGACCTTTTTCTCGCTGCTCATGCGCCGCTTAGGTGCGCGCGGAAGGCCGCAGGGTCAATAGCATAGCCTCCGCTCAACCCTCGTAGCGCGCCGCTAGCGCGCCCAGCGACGAATGATGCGTCAGGTCGAGCTGGAGCGGGGTAACCGAGATATAGCCGTCGTCGATCGCTTCGAGGTCGGTGCCGTGGTCCAGCGTATGCTCGATCGCCTCAAGCCCGAACCAGTAGTACTGGAACCCGCGCGGATCGCGTCCCTCGACCACCGTGCCGCGCGAATAGTCATGAAATCCCTGCCGCACCGCGCGGATGCCCTTGACCGCATCGGGTGCGATCGGGGGGAAATTGACATTGACCAGCGTCCGCTTGGGTAGGGGGGTATCGAGCAGCGGGCCGAGCACTCGCGCGCCCCATTCGATCGCGGGAGTAAAAAGCCCGTCTTTCCCGTTCGGCCCGTCCTTGGCGTAGACCTGGCTGAACGCGATCGAGCGCACGCCTGCCAGCGCGCCTTCGATCGCGGCGGAGACAGTGCCCGAATAGGTGATGTCGTCGGCCAGATTGGCGCCGCGGTTGACGCCCGAGAGGATCACGTCGGGCGGTCCGTCCATGACCTTGCGCAGGCCCATGGTCACTGCATCGGTCGGCGTGCCGGTGACAGAGAAGCGGCGCTCGCCATGCTTGCGCAGGCGCACCGGGCGGGTGAGCGTGAGCGCGTGGCCCATGCCCGACTGTTCCTCGTCGGGCGCGCAGATCCAGATGTCGTCGGAGAACTGGCGCGCGATGCCTTCGAGCACATCGATGCCCGGCGCGTGGATGCCATCGTCATTGGTCAGCAGGATACGCATCAGGACCTCGGCTCCAGTCGGGTTACGCCGCCCATATAGGGGGCAAGCACTTGCGGGACGTCGACGCTGCCGTCGGCATTCTGGTAGTTTTCCATCACCGCCACCAGCGTGCGTCCGACTGCGAGGCCCGAGCCGTTGAGCGTGTGGACGAAGGCGGTCTTCTTCTCGCCTTCTGGGCGATAGCGCGCGTTCATCCGGCGCGCCTGGAAATCGCCGGTGTTCGAGCAGGACGATATCTCGCGATAGGCGTCCTGCCCGGGCAGCCAGACTTCGAGGTCGTAGGTCTTGCGTGCGCCGAAACCCATGTCGCCGGTGCACAGCAGCATGCGGCGGTAGGGCAGCTCCAGCGCTTCGAGGATACCCTCGGCGCACTTGGTCATACGCTCATGCTCCGCCTCGCTGTCTTGGGGGCGGCAGATGCTGACGAGCTCGACCTTTTCGAACTGGTGCTGGCGGATAAAGCCGCGCGTGTCGCGGCCCGCCGAGCCCGCCTCGGAGCGGAAGCACAACGTATGCGCGGTCAGGCGGATCGGCTGCGCGAGACCGGGCAGGATGTCGCCTGCGACCGAATAGGTCAGCGGAACTTCCGAGGTCGGGACGAGCCAGCGGTCGTCGGTCGTGCGGAAGCTGTCCTCGGCGAACTTGGGCAGCTTGTCGGTTCCATACATCGCGGCGTCGTTGACCAGCACCGGTGGGAGGCATTCGGTATAGCCGTTTTCACGCGTCTGCTTGTCGAGCATGAACTGCGCCAGCGCGCGGTGGAGCCGCGCCATGTCGCCGCGCAGGAAGGTGAACCGCGCCCCCGACAACTTGGCGCCGGTTTCGAAATCCATTCCCAGCGCCGGGCCGAAGTCGGCATGCTCCTGGGGCGTAAAATCGAACGTGGGCTTCGTGCCCCATTGCGCCACTTCGACATTGTCGTCCTCGTCTGCGCCCTGCGGCACATCCTCGGCCGGAAGATTGGGCAGGATCGCGAGCAGCCGGTCCAGCTCGGCTGCCGCAGCGCGTTCTCTCTCTTCCCATTCGGGCATCGAGTCCTTGATCTCGGCGACTTCGGCCTTGAGCGCTTCGGCCTTGTCCTTATCGCCCTGGCCCATCGCCTGGCCGATTGCTTTCGACGCCTCGTTGCGGCGGCTCTGCGCCTGCTGGACCTTGGTCGTCGCCTCGCGCTTCTGCGCGTCGAGCGCGACGATGCGGTCGGCTACCGGTTCGGCCCCGCGGCGGGCGAGGGCGGCGTCGAATTCCTGCGGATTGCTGCGGATATAAGCGATGTCGTGCATGGGTCGGGCCTATGCCTTTTCGCTTCCCGCTTGGCCAGTCACTTCACGTAGGGCGAGCTTGTCCTTTCGTGGGCACCGCATTAGGCCCCGAACGTTCAGGGGCACATCCGCGAGCTTGAAAGGCCAGCCAGCTTGAACGACCAGCCGATCCAGCCGCCGCGCCGCACGCGCTTTATCGATCTTGCGGACGGGGTGATCCGGGGCGGACGCAAGCTGGGGCTGATGGACCCGGCGCGGCTGGAAAAGGACTTCCTGCTGGAAGAGGCCGTACAGGCCACCGGTCTCGACGATTTCGGCGATCGCTGGTTCGAGCGTCCGTTGGAGGTTCTGCTCGACAGCGTGAAGCGCGAAGCCCAGCTCAATGCGGCGGGTGATTTTTCCGCCATGAAGATGTTCCACCACGTGCTGCGCGACCGGCTATACACGCAGATGTGGTTCAAGCGGCACCCGGAAATCCTCGCCCGACCGCTCAGGAACCCGGTGGTTATCGTCGGCCCGATGCGGTCGGGCACCACCCGGCTCCACCGCCTGCTCGCAGCCGACCAGCGCTTTGCCCATCTGCGCAGCTTCGAAACCATCAGCCCGGTGCCCCGGCCCGAGTTCGAGCAGGTGCTGGCGGGCGAGGCGGAGGACTTCCGGCCAAAGCTCGCTGCGCGTATCCTCAAGGTCGCGCGATTGGCCAACCCGCGCACGCTGTCGATCCATCCGACCGGCCCCTACGAACCGGAGGAGGAACTCGGCCTCGTGGCCGCCTCGATGTACGGCATGAAGTGGGAAGCGCAGTGGAAGGTACCTTCCTATGCCGCATGGTGCCACGAGGAGAACGCGGTGCCCGCTTACCGGCACATGGCGAACTTGCTGCGTCTGATCGGCTGGTCCCAGCAGGAAAGCTCGCTACGGCCGTGGATCCTCAAGACGCCGCAGCACATGCTCGATCTGCCCGCGCTGCTCGAGGTCTTCCCCGACGCGCGGCTGATCTTCACTCACCGCGATCCCAAGCAGGTGGTCGGTAGCGCGGCCTCGCTCGCGTGGAACCAGACGATCATCTATTCGGATCACAACGATCCGGCGCAGACCGGGCAGGAATGGCTGGGCAAGACCGCGACCATGATCGCCCGGATGCGCGCCGCGCGCGACGCAATTCCGCGCGAGCGGATGATCGATGTCCAGTACGAGGACATGGAAACCGATTGGCGCGGCACGATGGAGCGGGTTTACCACTTCCTCGGACTCGACATGGAGCCGGCGGTCGCGGGGATGGAAGACTATCTCGACCGCTCGGCCCGGCTCAAACGGCGCCCGCATCGCTACAGCCTCGAGGAATTCGGGCTGGGCGAGGGTGAGGTGGATGCGCTGTTCGCGGACTATACCGAGACATACGGCATTCCGGTGGGCGATGCTCCGGCGTTACCCCGCATGCGATTGGCCGAATAGGCATGCAAAAGGGGCGGGAAGCGAACTTCCCGCCCCTTTGCCAATTCCAGTCGATCAGTAGCTGAAGGTGACCGTGGCGAAGACCTGCCGCGGATTGCCGTAGAACGCCGTCAGCGTACCCTCGGGCCCGAGCGTCGGGACGGGGAAACCATTGGCACCGTTGACGATGTCGCCAGTGATCGGGTCGGTGGCAACGAAGGTGTAGCCGCTGGTCTTGTATTCCTTGTCGAGCAGGTTCTTCCCGTACAGCCCCACGCTCCAGCTATCGTCGGGCGCGCTATAGACCACGCTCACATCGAGCAGCGCATAGCCGCCCTGGTCGAGATAGGGGTTGGGGATCTCGAACTGGCTGGTCTTGCTGCGATAGGACAGCGTCGTTCCCAGATAGAGATCGCCTGCGCCAACCGGCGTATCGTAGCTGGCAGTGATGCTGCCGGTCAGCTCGGGCGTGTTCTGGACCACGCGGAACGCTGCCACATCGGTCGGCGTGCTGCCGATATTGGTGATGTATTCGTCGTATTGCGCGTCGATATAGCCGAGCGATCCAGCAAGGCCGAAGCCCCCGCCGAAGCGGGCATTGGCTTCCAGTTCGACCCCCTTGAAGGTCGCCTTGCCGGCGTTCGATACGACGCCGCAGAAGCTGGGCAATCCGCCCACTTCACAGGCGACGGAACCCGGTATCTGCACATCGGTGTAGTCCGCATAGAAGGCTGCGGCGGCGATGTTGAGGATGCCGATATTGCCCTTGTACCCGATTTCGTAGCTATCGACCTCTTCGGGTGCGAAGCTGAGGAACGCGGCCACTTCGGCATCGGTCGGCGCCCCCGGCGTGGCTGCCGGCGCGTTGGTTCCGACCCCGCGCGGGTCGAAGCCGCCGCCCTTGAAGCCCTTCGAATAGCTGGCGTAGATATTGTGATCGGGCGTCGGCATGAAGCTCAGCGAGGCACGCGGCGTGAACTTCTTGAACTCGCGGCTGCCGTTGAAATCGGTGCTTGGGGCCCCGAAGGGTATGCCTGCGCCGCCGAACTCGGGCGACCCGCCGCCAAGATAGTTCTGGCGGAGGATTTCCGCGCTGCGTTCGTCCCAGGTATAGCGTCCGCCGACCGACAGGCTGAACTGGTCGGTCAGATCATAGGTGAAGTCGCCGAAGATGGCGAAAGTCTCGGTATCGACATTCGCCTGGGTGAAAGCGGTCAGCCCGGCGAAGGTGGTGAAGATACGCACATCGAACAGCGTGTCCGCCTTGGCATCGAGGTAGTAGAAGCCGAGCAGTCCGGCGAACGGTCCGTCATTGTCCCACAGAAGCTGGAATTCCTGGCTGATCTGTTCGTTGAGATAGGCGCCGGGCACGTCGAGATCGACTGCGGGGAGCGCATCGAAATCGATCGGCGAATAGCTGTCATCCTTGCGCCAGGCGGAAATCGACCGCAGCGTCAGCGCGTCGCTCAGCTCGATTTCGGCATGCATCGCCAGGCCGTAGGATTCGACCTCTTGCTCGGGATCGTTGAGCGCCCCGCGCGTGTCGAAGACATTGTCGAGCACGGGCGCGCCCGACACCAGCCCGGGGATGAGCCGGTGGCCGCCGCGCGGATCGCTGCTGTCCTTGGTATAGTCCCCCTGGATCCGGATGAAGCCGGGCTCGCCGTAGCCGCCGACCTCAAGGCTCATCCGGCCACCCCAGATATCCTTGTTATAGTTTTCCAGACCGGTGGTGAGGTTGTCGCCGAACCCACCGCGCGACAGCCGCGCGACCGATCCGCCGACGCGGACCAGATCACTGATCGGCGCCGAAGCGGTGATCACGCCTTCGGCCTGGTCGTCGGTGCCGTAAGTCGCGCGCACTTCGATCGAGGGATCGAGCGGCAGGCGCCGCGTGACGTATTTGACCGCGCCGCCGATCGTGTTGCGACCATAGAGCGTGCCCTGCGGGCCGCGCAGGACTTCGATGCGCTCGACATCATAGATATCCAGCACGGCGGCCTGCGGGCGGTTGAGATAGACATCGTCGAGATAGATGCCGACGCCCTGTTCGAAGCCCGAAACGGGGTCCTGCTGGCCGATCCCGCGGATAAAGGCCGACAGCGTCGAATTGGTCGCACGACTGGCTTCTAGCGTGACGTTGGGCACGCTCTGGCCGACATCGGTGATGTCCAGCGCGCCGCGCCGCGAAAGCTCTTCGCCGCTGATTGCGGTAACGGCCACCGGCACGTCGATCAGCCGCTCTTCGCGGCGGCGGGCGGTGACGATGATGACATTGTCGTCGGCGGCAGGTGCAGCCTCGGCAATCTGGTCATCGGCCACTTGGGCAGATGCAGGGGCGGCGGCAA contains:
- the surE gene encoding 5'/3'-nucleotidase SurE, with the translated sequence MRILLTNDDGIHAPGIDVLEGIARQFSDDIWICAPDEEQSGMGHALTLTRPVRLRKHGERRFSVTGTPTDAVTMGLRKVMDGPPDVILSGVNRGANLADDITYSGTVSAAIEGALAGVRSIAFSQVYAKDGPNGKDGLFTPAIEWGARVLGPLLDTPLPKRTLVNVNFPPIAPDAVKGIRAVRQGFHDYSRGTVVEGRDPRGFQYYWFGLEAIEHTLDHGTDLEAIDDGYISVTPLQLDLTHHSSLGALAARYEG
- the serS gene encoding serine--tRNA ligase, giving the protein MHDIAYIRSNPQEFDAALARRGAEPVADRIVALDAQKREATTKVQQAQSRRNEASKAIGQAMGQGDKDKAEALKAEVAEIKDSMPEWEERERAAAAELDRLLAILPNLPAEDVPQGADEDDNVEVAQWGTKPTFDFTPQEHADFGPALGMDFETGAKLSGARFTFLRGDMARLHRALAQFMLDKQTRENGYTECLPPVLVNDAAMYGTDKLPKFAEDSFRTTDDRWLVPTSEVPLTYSVAGDILPGLAQPIRLTAHTLCFRSEAGSAGRDTRGFIRQHQFEKVELVSICRPQDSEAEHERMTKCAEGILEALELPYRRMLLCTGDMGFGARKTYDLEVWLPGQDAYREISSCSNTGDFQARRMNARYRPEGEKKTAFVHTLNGSGLAVGRTLVAVMENYQNADGSVDVPQVLAPYMGGVTRLEPRS
- a CDS encoding sulfotransferase family protein, producing the protein MNDQPIQPPRRTRFIDLADGVIRGGRKLGLMDPARLEKDFLLEEAVQATGLDDFGDRWFERPLEVLLDSVKREAQLNAAGDFSAMKMFHHVLRDRLYTQMWFKRHPEILARPLRNPVVIVGPMRSGTTRLHRLLAADQRFAHLRSFETISPVPRPEFEQVLAGEAEDFRPKLAARILKVARLANPRTLSIHPTGPYEPEEELGLVAASMYGMKWEAQWKVPSYAAWCHEENAVPAYRHMANLLRLIGWSQQESSLRPWILKTPQHMLDLPALLEVFPDARLIFTHRDPKQVVGSAASLAWNQTIIYSDHNDPAQTGQEWLGKTATMIARMRAARDAIPRERMIDVQYEDMETDWRGTMERVYHFLGLDMEPAVAGMEDYLDRSARLKRRPHRYSLEEFGLGEGEVDALFADYTETYGIPVGDAPALPRMRLAE
- a CDS encoding TonB-dependent receptor: MRPTQILTVSLLCGAATAALAAAPASAQVADDQIAEAAPAADDNVIIVTARRREERLIDVPVAVTAISGEELSRRGALDITDVGQSVPNVTLEASRATNSTLSAFIRGIGQQDPVSGFEQGVGIYLDDVYLNRPQAAVLDIYDVERIEVLRGPQGTLYGRNTIGGAVKYVTRRLPLDPSIEVRATYGTDDQAEGVITASAPISDLVRVGGSVARLSRGGFGDNLTTGLENYNKDIWGGRMSLEVGGYGEPGFIRIQGDYTKDSSDPRGGHRLIPGLVSGAPVLDNVFDTRGALNDPEQEVESYGLAMHAEIELSDALTLRSISAWRKDDSYSPIDFDALPAVDLDVPGAYLNEQISQEFQLLWDNDGPFAGLLGFYYLDAKADTLFDVRIFTTFAGLTAFTQANVDTETFAIFGDFTYDLTDQFSLSVGGRYTWDERSAEILRQNYLGGGSPEFGGAGIPFGAPSTDFNGSREFKKFTPRASLSFMPTPDHNIYASYSKGFKGGGFDPRGVGTNAPAATPGAPTDAEVAAFLSFAPEEVDSYEIGYKGNIGILNIAAAAFYADYTDVQIPGSVACEVGGLPSFCGVVSNAGKATFKGVELEANARFGGGFGLAGSLGYIDAQYDEYITNIGSTPTDVAAFRVVQNTPELTGSITASYDTPVGAGDLYLGTTLSYRSKTSQFEIPNPYLDQGGYALLDVSVVYSAPDDSWSVGLYGKNLLDKEYKTSGYTFVATDPITGDIVNGANGFPVPTLGPEGTLTAFYGNPRQVFATVTFSY